The DNA window CAGCAACAGACATCCAAAGGCATCAAACTCAACATGGACCCTGTTTCCAAGGGATACAGGAGACCTTAGGGCTTGTCTGAGAGGCTGAAGAGCAAATGGGACCTGTAAGGCAAGAGAGTAAGGCAAAAGGGTGGAAGTCAAGGTAAGGCCCTAGGCTAGGCCATACTTCAGTGGAACTGAGCAGGTTTCCATGGTGGGTACCAAAGGAAGAACAAAGACTCAGATCATGCCTGGCCCTAAATAAACTACAGGAAGGAGGATGGTCATGGAGCCTCAAAACTACGCTGTACTCActcctacctgtaatcccagcacttgggagattgaggcaggaggttcCAGAGTTTGACACCAGCCTAGACAcacagagaccctgtttcaaacaaacaaaaacaaaacttgtaCTATGATCTATATGTACTAGAAGAACCCattctgggactgaaggtgtgacTCATGGATGTTGTGTGTatggaattctttaaaaaaaaatttttttgttgtttatttttagttatttatttgagagcaacagacagagaaagaggcagagagagaatgaatgcgccagatgcgtgcgcccccttgtgtatctagcttacgtggatcctggaggtccttaggcttcacaggcaagcgtttaaccactaagccatctctctagcctgaatatTTTTTATGGCACTGGAGATTGAATCTAGGGTCTCATGCACAAGACAATGAGGTAGGGAATACTGTTGGCTTccacatttaattatttattcatttatgcagTATTAGAGATTGAATCTGGGGCTacatctcttgttttgttttattttgaggcaggatctcactccagcccagactgacctagatctcactctgtagcccatgctggcctcagattcatggtcatttcctacctcagcctccagtgtTGGGTTATAGGCAagagcctctgtgtctggctttccagGCCTTTTTAGAaaacactctagctcaggctgacctggaattcactctgtagtctcagtgtagccaccaggaggatcaccgtgagttcaagggccaccctgagacgactgaattccaggtcagcctgaactagtgtgagaccctacctcgaaaaaccaaaaagaaaattatttagggctggtgagatggcttagcggttaagcgcttacttgtcaagtctaaggacccgggttcaaggctcgattccccagtacccacttaagccagatgcacaaggtggtgcatgcacctggagttcatttgcagtggctggaggccctggtgtgcccattctgtctgtctctctgcctccttctctttctgtcgctctcaaataaataaaaataaacaaaataaaaatcaaaataaattatttaagccaggtgtggtggcgcacgccttaatcccagcacttgggaggtagaggtaggtggatcatcatgagttcaaggccaccctgagactacatagtgagttccaggtcaccctggactagagtgaaatcctacctcacaaaaaaaaaaatatttatttcggggctgcagagatggttctccagcatttgcctgcaaagccaaaggttccccaatcaaccctccaggacccactttcatttgcagtggctggaggccctggcgtgtgcatttctctctctctgcctctttctctctctcaaataaataaatttaaaaaatatttatttatagccaAGTGTGggagcccatgcctttaatcccagaactcgggcagcagagataggaggatcacagtgagttcaaagccaccctgagactacacagtgaattccaggtcagccttaactagagtgaaaccctacctcgaaaaaccaaacaaaagttttatttattcattttaacagagatagagaggcaaatatgtatatatatatagagagagagagggaataggcacatcagggcctctagctgctgcaaatgaactccagacaaatgtgtgcttaggtgggtcctagggaatcaaacctggatcttttggctttgcaggaaagcaccttaactgccatctctccaacccaactttatttatttatttatttgttgttgttttgttttgtttttcaaggtagctttcactctagctcaagctgacctggaattcactgtgtattctcagggtggtcttgaactcgcaacaatccgcctacctctacatctctagtgctaggattaaaggtgtgcaccatcatgcccagctagcctttatttatttatttattttggtttttcaaggtagggtgtcactgtagcccaggctgacctggaattcactatgtagtctcagggtggcctcaaactcacagcagtcctcctacctctggctcccgagtactgggatcaaaggtgtgcaccaccacagctggttctcagtttttattttttaattgatttgcaagtgtgtgttcatatatgagtgcaccagggcctcttggtgctgcaaatgaactccagattcatgtgctactttgtatatctggctttatctgggtactgaggaatcaaaccccaagtagtaagctttgaaagcaagtgcctttaactgctgaaaaatctctccagccctttatttatttattttattaatttttttcaagggtctcactctagcccaagttgacctagaattcaccatgtagtcttagggtggctttgaactaacagcaatcctcctacctctgccttcccaagtgctgggattaaagggatgtgccaccacacctggccctaatttatttatgtttatttttcagtgctgaggactgaacccagggccttgtgcaaaCTAGtcaagcactcatccactgaactaaatccccaacccctatttttacatttatttatttatttattggtttttcgagatagggtctcacactggtccaggctgacctggaattgactatgtagtttcagggtggcctcgaactcatggcactgctcctcctacctctgccttctgagagctgggattagctacagtgagaccctacctcagaaaacaaaacaaaacaaaacaaaaagaaagaaagaaaaagaaagagaagcgcgcaccagggcctccagccactgcaaaagaactccagaggcacgcacatctggcttacatggatcctgggaattgaacttgggtccttaggcgtcagaggcaagcgccttaactgctaagccatccctctagcccttatttattttgttgaagcACAGTTGGAGTTTATTAACCAGACATAAGATATCATACATGGGGGGGGTGGCTCAACTGTAATGGCACCACTTGGTAGTTTGAGGCAAAAGAATTACTGTGAGATCAAGGTCATCTTTGTTGAAAGTGACCTtcttcctcaaaacaaacaaacaaagaaagaaacaaagaaacaaagaaagaaacaaacacaagCATGTCTGGTGTGAGAGCGCATGcctattccagcactcagaagtctgaggcagtcaaatcaccaggagtttgaggctgcccAGCCCAGCTGCATAACGAGCtcttggccagcctgggctcttagAATGAGTccatgtctcaaacaaacaaaaataaataaaagtatacccCCAAGACATGAATGTAGACTTCAAGACAGTCCCTAGCTTCCACattatacttttgtttttttcaaggtagggaattctctctagctcagtctgacctggaattcactatgcagtctcagggtggcctcgaactcatggtgacccacctaccagccttctaagtgctggaattagaggcatgtgccaccacaaccagcttttttgttgttgttgttttttgttttaaggtaatgtctcactctagcccagactaacctggaactcactctgtagttccacactggtctcaaactcactgtagtcccagactggcctagaactcacagaatcctcctatatctgcctgctgagtgctagaattaaagtcatgcaccaccatgactggtaacttccaagttttattttattttatttatttattttgtttttttggggtagggtctcactctagcccaggtttacctggaattcactatgtaggctcatgGTGACCTCGAGCTCAgaggcatcctcctacctctgcctccctagtgctgggattaaaggcatgtaccaccatgcctggcttttcaaaactttttttaaaaaaaattatttttatttatttatttatttaacagagaaagagtgagagagagagaatggacatgccagggccttcagacactgcaaatgaactccaaatgcgtgcacccccttgtgcatctggctaacatgggtcctggagaatcgaacctgggttctttgactttgcaggcaaaggccttaattggtaagccatccctctagcccaacttccacattttatttttatttttatttttttttcgagagGCCAGACTTGGTATATTTTGGAACAGTATAAAACAAATGTGAACACTGCACGCTAACACGGACAATATCATGCAACAGAGGAGAGGAGTAAGGGAGGAGGCGGTGGCAAGGCAGGGTTAGGCAAAGCCTTTTGGTGGAAGGGTACCTGTTGCTTCAGCTGTTTGCCcttgggtgctggggacagaGCAAGCCACGGATATGTTTGGTGACCCTGTATCCCTGCTCCAGGACCTGCTTGGAGATGAAACATGTGGTTCACATCCTTGTCTTCACCCAACTATGTACCTCCAGTGTCCAGAGTTACCGCAGTAAACTCAAATgtgactttttgttttcctttcgtTTTAAAGATGCTCATAGGTAGTTACATGACTACTGAACAAGGGTCCAACAGTTTCTTGGTGGCGTTGGCATCTGCACAAGCGCCATCAGCCTTGGGATTTCCAGCAGTCTTGCTCACGGCTGCAGTTCTGTCCGCCAGGCCACAAGAAAACGCAGCGAAAAGCGCATGTGTCGCCTTTTCCCTGAAATTCCAATCTCACTGGAGGTTCTTTGTTAAGATCTTGTTCCTGTGGACACACTCAGGGCAGGACATATTGTACtccaggtgtgggggtggaaaTGTGCCGGGGACCAATTTCAGGGGAACAGTCCCCTCAGAATACAGCTGTTGCTCAGAGCTGTTCAGGGATGTGTCCACGTTGGGTTTTCTAGGTGATGCCTTCACCCTGGCCTCTTTTGATGTCTCGGGAATATTCAGCAAATAGGACTTTTGCTTAGCGAAGGCATAGTCAGAGAGTCGCTTATGTGCATCTACTTTCTGGCCCTTGGAGCTCAGCTTTAACTGTTGACACTGGGCCCACAACACATCTCTGTGGATCAGGTTGATCGGAGGTAGGAcggcagggaggggaggaatgGGAATCTTTTTGCGAGATTTTGGAGGCTCCTCGTGATGTGCCTCCTCCTTTGGCTTGGCATCTTTGTCATCttacactgctttttttttttttttttggttagatgCGTTTAGTTGACTagacctttcttcctttctttctttctttctttctttctttctttctttctttctttctttctttctttctttctttctttctttctttctttctttctttctttctttcttcctttgctgtTTCCGGGCAACTCCACTCCTTGCCTGTTGCATCCTCCATACTCAGCAAAGATGAAAGGGACACATCCACatccaaccccccccaaaaaaaaggtccCAGGTTGCCAACTGGTCCTTCCAGAAATCTCCTTCGACTTCCTGGAACCCTAAGACCCCAACTTCCACATTTTACAGGTGAGCAAACTGAGACCTAGGACAGTGGGGACCCAAGGTCATGTGATGAGTAAGGGAAAGCTGGAGCTGGAAGGCAGTCAGCCTGGCATGAGGGTATGGAGAACGTGAGCTCCTCTTCTGTCTTTCCCACACCTCACTGCCACCCTCTTGGCTCAGTCATTTTCAGAACATTGAGCCTCTTCTCTCTTCTAggtaagtcttctctccagcccatcttttctcccttctatgctgggagagagaggcagagaggcacatgcctacagtcctagcactcaggaaggcagaggcCAATGTGTGCTGCATAgagagtttcaggacagcctgggctatagtgtgaggccctgttttttttttttttttttttttttgtttgtttttttaaagggctgcacgtggtggcgcacacctttaatcccaggccttgggaggcagaggtaggaggagcgccaagagatcaaggccactctgagactacataataaattccaggtcatccttggctacagtgagaccctacctcaaaacaaaccaacaaaacacaGTTGCCTCTGGTTTTATGATTGCAGGAAGTGGAAGGTATTGTCATAAACCCCGAAAGAAGGTCACTGGGGCTCAGCTCTTTGGATACAGCAGAAGGGGAAATCCTTATTCTGTTTCTTGACTGGGCCCTGGATTCCCAAACTTAGGCTGCATTCAGTAGTATTTGGTTAAAGGGGTCTCAGGGCCAGCCTATAGACACTTCCACATATATAATCCCACTGATGGAGGAAATCTGGCCCCCAAGTTGTAATGGCAGACCTGGGGGAAGGGTGAGTGGGAGTTTAATAGTAAGTAGATGAAAGGACAGCATAGGTGTCAGGAGAGCCAAGTACAAAGCTCCTGAGAAATAGAAGCTTCCAGAGCCTGCTAGAAGCAGTGAATAAGAAAGTGAACACACTGAAGGTGATGTTTTACTTTAATTCCTTTTTCTGGTGAAAACTATTGGTGGATCCTGAGGCAGGATGGAGGCTCttttttgtaacttctttttttttttttttttttttttggtttttcgaggtagggtctcactctggtccaggctgacctggaattaactctgtagtctcagggtggccttgaactcatggcgatcctcctacctctgcctcccgagtgctgggattaaaggcatgcgccaccatgcccagcttctaactTCATTCTTTAGGTAACTCCAGAGGAAAAAGGCAAACCAGTCCTCTCTCTTCACACCAACCAAACAAGAGGACTCCTGTCTTGTTCCATTCCACTGCTGCCACTCTGGGGCAAGGGCACAGCATCGGTATGGGAAATCACAGGGACTTCTTCCTGATGGCTCAGTTGGGAGGCCAATGAATACTTTGCAGTGGTCTGTATCTGAATTCTGAATAAAGGGGGACGTTGCCattcttttccagcttcctgccCACGTCATGTTGAGAGCTCCAGATGAAACCCAAGTCAGGACAGTCCATTTTCCAGGTGGCCATAGCCAGCAGCCTCTGTGTGGCTACTGTTTATGtgggcatttttaaaatatttatttaatttatttatttgagagggagggagagagagagagagagagaatgggtgcactagggtctccagccactgcaaaggaactccagacgcatgtgcccccttgtgcatctggcttatgtgggtcctggggaatcaaacctgggtcctttagctttgtaggcaagctccttaaccactaaacaatctctccagccctatgtgggCTATGGACGCTGTGCAGAAGCACCAGTCCTCACTTTGCCTGCCTTGGCCTACATGCTACAAAGAAATGCATGccaacatcaggctggagagatggcttagcggataagacGTTTGTCTGTAaaggttaaggacccatgttcaacttcccatgtcccatgtaaaccagacttacaaagtgacacaagcatgcaagattGGACCTGTGCagaaggtggcaaatgtgtcttgagttcgattgcagtggctgaagggcctgacgcaccaatgctctctctctctctgtctcgctcactctcataaataaaggccagtctgagccagatgtagtggcacacacctttaatcccagcactcaggaggtagaggtaggaggatcaccgtgagtgagtttgaggccaccttgagactctgtagtgaattccaggccagcctggactagagcgaaaccctactttgaaaaaccaaaacacaaaaaaggccattctgggctggagaaatggcttagtggttaagcgcttgcctgtgaagcctaaggaccccggttcaaggcttgattacccaggaccctcattagccagatgcacaagggggtgcactcgtctggagttcgtctgcagtggctggaggccctggtgcgcccattctttctctctctctatttctttctctctctgtctgtcactgtcaaaataaatgaataaaaacaaacaaagaaacaaagaaacaaaaggccagtctgagccgggcatggtggcacacacctttaatcacagcactccagaggcagaggtagaaggattaccatgagtttgagtccagcctgagaatacatagtaaattccaggtcagcctaagctagagtgagacgctacctcaaaaaaccaaaaaaaaaaaaaaaaaaaaagaaagaaaaaaaatgtcagtatCCCTGGGTGCCCCACTGAGCTGTGCAGGGCATGTCTTTGCCAGTATGGCCATAGCCTTGGTCTATGGCCCTGTTCAGTGGCTGCAGATCTGGACACAGGCACACCCTACTGTGGATCTAGACCAGTGGCTCACCTTGCCCATCTTTACATGGCCAACAGCCTggtgcctctccctccccagagACTGGACGCCCTGGAGGTTGCTGTGCGTTGATGCCTATCCCTGTTCACTTATAGCCTTGGCTTGCTGCGCTGGCAGGGATTTGAGGCTGTGTCGGGTGCTCACGTGGTAGCCGCCACTGGGGAGGCCCTGCATACCTCCTCAGTCACCTGTTTCACCTTGAGTCTGCTCTCCTGCCTGGACTTTGTGGTCCTCCAGCTACATGACCGACAGCTTGCATGGTGGTGTCCCTTCTAGTACCTCACGGGCCACTTATGATCTAAGGTTTTATGACGTACTCCAGTTCCACTTTGCATTTTTGTTTCTGACAAATTTAAACACTTGCCCAAGACCTGATCCCTAGGAGACTATGCTATAGTGTGGGAAGAAACGATCGTGAGCACCTGGCACTGAAATGACTCTCAGATCACCCTGTGTGTCAGTACTGAGGGGTGAATTGCTGTGCTCATTTGtaacttaaagaaataaaacaagccgCACGCGggggcacaaacctttaatcccagcactcagaaggtagaggtacaaggatcactgtgagttcgaggccatcctgagactacatagtgaattccaggtcagcctgaggtagagtgaaaccctatcttgaaaaaccaaaataaataaataaataaataaataaataaataaataaataaaacagggctggagggatggcttagtcattaaggcatttgcctgcaaagccaaaggatccccttTCGATTCCGTAGGACCCacgttccccagatgcacaagggggtgcatatgtctggagtgcgtttgcagtggctggagaccctggcatgctcattctctctctctctctctgtgtgtgtgtgtgtgtgtcttttcccctctctcactctcttaaataaataagtaaaaataataaaaataaataaataaaacgtccAGGATCccgttttgattctccaggaaccatgttagccagatgcacaagggggtgcatgcatctggagttcgttggcagtggctggagtccctggtgcactctctctctctctcaaataaatacaatattaaaaaaattacagtactcatgtaaagccagatgcataaagtggcacattcatctggagtttctttgcagcagctggaggccctgccatgcccattctctctctctctcttcttgcaaataaataaataaaatgttaaaagagagcctggtgtagtggtgcacacctttaatcccagcactagggaggcagagataggaggattgccatgagttcaaggccaccctgagactacatagtgaattccaggtcagcctgggccaaagtgagactctacctcgaaaaacaaaacaaaacaaaacaaaacaaaaaaaccgtCCAGAGAAATGAACTCTAATTTATCTACTGTGTTCCAGGTTGGAGGAAGTGCTTGCCTGTAGCATCTTCACAGTGTTGGTTACAGTCATAGGTTGGTGACTAGTGAGTGTGCCCAGAAgtgaagcttggcatggtggcacacgtttgtaatcctagcacttggttgATAGGGTAAGGTCACGAGTCCAAGGCCAGCTatgtgagaacctatctcaaaacaatagaaaaacacaaaaaccaggtccgcctgagctagagtgaaaccctacctcaaaaaaccaaaaataaataaataaataaataaataaataaataaaataaaataaaataaattaaattaaatttaaaaaggtgtCAGACCTTCTCGTTTGTGGGTTAGGGTATGATCCTTGGATGCACCAGGGAGTCTGCCTTTGAACTGTGTTCTGGGGTTCTTGGAGACCATTCTCTGTGAATCTTCTCCTCCTGCCCATTTCACTGGCTCACCTGAAGCAAATCTGGTCTAAAATGGAGAcaaacttccttccttcttcctcttttctttttactccttccctccccttctccgcccccatctttttcttttttaaaaaatattttatttttgtttatttatttgtttgagagagagagagagagcctccagccactacatatgaactccagatgcgtgcacccccttgtgcatctgggaatcgaacctgggtcttttggctttgcaggcaaatgccttaactgttaagccatccctccagccctcttttttggtttttcgaggtagggcctcactctagctcaggctgacctggaattcactatgtagtctcagggtggcctcgaactcatagcgctcctcctacctctgcctctcaagcgctgggattaaacgcatgtgtgaccatgcccagctcctcccctctctttttgaggtaggatctcactctagctaacaCTTAcccagcactcactctgtagtcttagactgatctcaaacccacagtgatcatttttttttgttcttgttgttttgaggtagtttgTTGTAGGtaggttgttttttgaggtagtgctgggattaaaggcatgcgccaccatggccggctaaagtaaatatatttttaaataaaagaaagagagagaatctggagagattgcttagtggttaaggcacttgcctgtgaagcctaaggactcatgttcaactctccaggtcccatgtaaaccagatacacaatgtaattcaagcatgcaaggtcacatatgtgcacaaagtggagcaagtGCCTAGAGGCCGAttgcaatagctggagaccctggcatgccaattctctctttctttccatcaaaaaaaaaaaaaaaatagg is part of the Jaculus jaculus isolate mJacJac1 chromosome X, mJacJac1.mat.Y.cur, whole genome shotgun sequence genome and encodes:
- the Tmem187 gene encoding LOW QUALITY PROTEIN: transmembrane protein 187 (The sequence of the model RefSeq protein was modified relative to this genomic sequence to represent the inferred CDS: inserted 1 base in 1 codon; deleted 1 base in 1 codon; substituted 2 bases at 2 genomic stop codons), translating into MSVSLGAPLSCAGHVFASMAIALVYGPVQWLQIWTQAHPTVDLDQWLTLPIFTWPTAWCLSLPRDWTPWRLLCVXCLSLFTYSLGLLRWQGFEAVSGAHVVAATGEALHTSSVTCFTLSLLSCLDFVVLQLHDRQLAWWCPFXYLTGHLXSKVLDVLQFHFAFLFLTNLNTCPRPDP